Proteins encoded within one genomic window of Manis pentadactyla isolate mManPen7 chromosome 4, mManPen7.hap1, whole genome shotgun sequence:
- the LOC118922400 gene encoding repetin isoform X2 has translation MAQLLNSIFTVIEVFEKYAKQDGDCTSLCKKELKQLLLAEFGDILRRPNDPETVEIIISLLDRDRNGHADFHEYLLLVFQLAQACYHKMDNETCGDRTSQQEREQEEILDHRFPGNTGRQHRQRQDSPCSQSERQHQDVHQDQSERQDRGSSSGQRLSHKCSSGHPKRQGHTFALNHCEKQVQDSHYSQSARFGQQESGSQLGRHGEKSCSTQINQQESGSYFGQSGRLGLESSQRDRQELDSQYGQTERQGQSSHYGQTDRRGQSNHFGQTDRRRQCSHYDQTDRQGQSSHYDQTDRQGQNSHSGETDRQGQSSHSGETDRQGQSSHSAETDRQGQNSHSGETDRQGQSSHYDQTDRQGQSSHYDQTDKRGQSSHYGQTDRQGQNSHSGETDRQGQSSHSGETDRQGQSSHYGQTDRQSQSSHYDQTDRQGQSSHYGQTDRQGQSSHYDQTDKRGQSSHYGQTDRQGQNSHYGQTDRQGQSSHYGQTDRQAQSSHYDQTDRQGQSNHFGQTDRHGQSNHFGQTDRQGLNSQSETGETRQSRYFQGSEETCRDSYIQQARISRRPRQETQGQEWNRNQRQRLHSREGQQSSTQVWESDEDDQSQQHKLVAQIQHERSVCHKGSDWQLSSSVQGNRQAQTGQNCDEGCSHHAEEEQGHHQNRGTHSHEGQEASCETWGKETHEEEQRRQPRGRQANAEDQSSQQQRDKPTHEEKERYPGHQDQRSHRAQQGCVNREKSHLNEHGQSRGSQGRHSAPAFNPAQIDRRPQRREQGESHPGSAAIALTPLYDYVQEQRTNHWH, from the exons ATGGCTCAACTCCTGAACAGCATATTCACTGTGATTGAGGTGTTTGAGAAATATGCTAAACAGGATGGGGACTGTACCTCACTATGTAAGAAGGAGTTGAAGCAGCTGCTTTTGGCTGAGTTTGGAGATATCCTCCGG AGACCAAATGATCCAGAGACAGTGGAAATCATTATCAGCCTCTTGGATAGAGACAGAAATGGGCATGCTGATTTTCATGAATATCTCTTGTTGGTGTTCCAATTGGCCCAAGCCTGCTATCATAAGATGGATAATGAGACATGTGGAGACAGAACCTCCCAGCAAGAAAGGGAACAGGAGGAAATACTAGACCATAGGTTTCCAGGAAATACAGGCAGACAACACAGGCAGAGGCAGGACTCCCCCTGTAGTCAGTCTGAGAGGCAACACCAGGATGTCCACCAGGATCAGTCTGAGAGACAAGATAGGGGCTCCAGTTCTGGTCAAAGACTGAGTCATAAATGTAGCAGTGGCCATCCTAAAAGACAAGGACATACCTTTGCCTTAAATCACTGTGAGAAACAAGTTCAGGATTCTCATTATAGCCAGTCTGCAAGGTTTGGACAACAAGAAAGTGGTAGCCAGTTAGGAAGACATGGAGAAAAGTCTTGCTCTACCCAGATAAACCAACAGGAATCAGGCTCTTATTTTGGACAGTCTGGGAGGCTGGGCCTGGAATCGAGTCAGAGAGATAGGCAAGAATTGGATTCCCAATATGGCCAGACAGAGAGACAAGGCCAGAGCTCCCACTATGGTCAGACAGACAGGCGAGGTCAGAGTAATCATTTTGGTCAGACAGACAGACGACGCCAATGTTCCCACTATgaccagacagacagacagggccAGAGTTCCCACTAtgatcagacagacagacagggccAGAATTCCCACTCTGgtgagacagacagacaaggCCAGAGTTCCCACTCTGgtgagacagacagacaaggCCAGAGTTCCCACTCTGCTGAGACAGACAGACAAGGCCAGAATTCCCACTCTGgtgagacagacagacaag gtcAGAGTTCCCACTAtgatcagacagacagacaaggtcAGAGTTCCCACTATGATCAGACAGACAAACGAGGCCAGAGTTCCCACTatggtcagacagacagacaaggccAGAATTCCCACTCTGgtgagacagacagacaaggCCAGAGTTCCCACTCTGgtgagacagacagacaaggTCAGAGTTCCCACTatggtcagacagacagacagagccagAGTTCCCACTAtgatcagacagacagacaaggccAGAGTTCCCACTatggtcagacagacagacaaggccAGAGTTCCCACTATGATCAGACAGACAAACGAGGCCAGAGTTCCCACTatggtcagacagacagacagggtcAGAATTCCCACTatggtcagacagacagacagggccAGAGTTCCCACTatggtcagacagacagacaggctcAGAGTTCCCACTAtgatcagacagacagacaaggccAGAGTAATCATTttggtcagacagacagacatggcCAGAGTAATCATTttggtcagacagacagacaaggccTGAACTCTCAGTCAGAGACTGGGGAAACTAGGCAAAGTAGGTACTTCCAAGGGAGTGAGGAAACATGCAGAGATTCATATATTCAGCAAGCAAGAATTTCAAGGAGACCAAGACAAGAGACTCAAGGACAGGAATGGAACCGAAATCAGAGACAGAGACTCCACTCTAGAGAAGGGCAGCAGAGTAGCACCCAGGTGTGGGAATCTGATGAAGATGACCAATCTCAGCAACATAAACTTGTGGCACAGATCCAGCATGAAAGGTCTGTATGTCACAAAGGGAGTGACTGGCAGCTGAGCAGTAGTGTGCAGGGTAACAGACAGGCCCAAACGGGGCAGAACTGTGATGAGGGCTGCAGCCACCACGCAGAGGAAGAACAGGGCCACCACCAAAACAGGGGCACTCACAGCCACGAGGGTCAGGAAGCTTCATGTGAGACATGGGGCAAGGAAACCCATGAGGAGGAGCAGAGACGTCAGCCAAGGGGCAGACAAGCCAATGCGGAAGATCAAAGCTCTCAGCAACAACGGGATAAGCCAACCCATGAGGAGAAAGAAAGGTATCCAGGGCACCAGGACCAACGATCCCACAGGGCCCAGCAAGGCTGTGTTAACAGAGAAAAATCCCACCTAAATGAACATGGCCAGAGCCGGGGCTCCCAGGGGAGACACAGCGCGCCGGCCTTCAACCCAGCCCAGATTGACAGGAGGCCCCAAAGAAGAGAACAAGGTGAAAGTCACCCTGGCAGTGCAGCCATTGCTCTCACCCCCCTCTATGACTATGTACAAGAGCAGAGAACCAACCATTGGCACTAG
- the LOC118922400 gene encoding repetin isoform X1, producing the protein MAQLLNSIFTVIEVFEKYAKQDGDCTSLCKKELKQLLLAEFGDILRRPNDPETVEIIISLLDRDRNGHADFHEYLLLVFQLAQACYHKMDNETCGDRTSQQEREQEEILDHRFPGNTGRQHRQRQDSPCSQSERQHQDVHQDQSERQDRGSSSGQRLSHKCSSGHPKRQGHTFALNHCEKQVQDSHYSQSARFGQQESGSQLGRHGEKSCSTQINQQESGSYFGQSGRLGLESSQRDRQELDSQYGQTERQGQSSHYGQTDRRGQSNHFGQTDRRRQCSHYDQTDRQGQSSHYDQTDRQGQNSHSGETDRQGQSSHSGETDRQGQSSHSAETDRQGQNSHSGETDRQGQSSHYGQTDRQSQSSHYDQTDRQGQSSHYDQTDRQGQSSHYDQTDKRGQSSHYGQTDRQGQNSHSGETDRQGQSSHSGETDRQGQSSHYGQTDRQSQSSHYDQTDRQGQSSHYGQTDRQGQSSHYDQTDKRGQSSHYGQTDRQGQNSHYGQTDRQGQSSHYGQTDRQAQSSHYDQTDRQGQSNHFGQTDRHGQSNHFGQTDRQGLNSQSETGETRQSRYFQGSEETCRDSYIQQARISRRPRQETQGQEWNRNQRQRLHSREGQQSSTQVWESDEDDQSQQHKLVAQIQHERSVCHKGSDWQLSSSVQGNRQAQTGQNCDEGCSHHAEEEQGHHQNRGTHSHEGQEASCETWGKETHEEEQRRQPRGRQANAEDQSSQQQRDKPTHEEKERYPGHQDQRSHRAQQGCVNREKSHLNEHGQSRGSQGRHSAPAFNPAQIDRRPQRREQGESHPGSAAIALTPLYDYVQEQRTNHWH; encoded by the exons ATGGCTCAACTCCTGAACAGCATATTCACTGTGATTGAGGTGTTTGAGAAATATGCTAAACAGGATGGGGACTGTACCTCACTATGTAAGAAGGAGTTGAAGCAGCTGCTTTTGGCTGAGTTTGGAGATATCCTCCGG AGACCAAATGATCCAGAGACAGTGGAAATCATTATCAGCCTCTTGGATAGAGACAGAAATGGGCATGCTGATTTTCATGAATATCTCTTGTTGGTGTTCCAATTGGCCCAAGCCTGCTATCATAAGATGGATAATGAGACATGTGGAGACAGAACCTCCCAGCAAGAAAGGGAACAGGAGGAAATACTAGACCATAGGTTTCCAGGAAATACAGGCAGACAACACAGGCAGAGGCAGGACTCCCCCTGTAGTCAGTCTGAGAGGCAACACCAGGATGTCCACCAGGATCAGTCTGAGAGACAAGATAGGGGCTCCAGTTCTGGTCAAAGACTGAGTCATAAATGTAGCAGTGGCCATCCTAAAAGACAAGGACATACCTTTGCCTTAAATCACTGTGAGAAACAAGTTCAGGATTCTCATTATAGCCAGTCTGCAAGGTTTGGACAACAAGAAAGTGGTAGCCAGTTAGGAAGACATGGAGAAAAGTCTTGCTCTACCCAGATAAACCAACAGGAATCAGGCTCTTATTTTGGACAGTCTGGGAGGCTGGGCCTGGAATCGAGTCAGAGAGATAGGCAAGAATTGGATTCCCAATATGGCCAGACAGAGAGACAAGGCCAGAGCTCCCACTATGGTCAGACAGACAGGCGAGGTCAGAGTAATCATTTTGGTCAGACAGACAGACGACGCCAATGTTCCCACTATgaccagacagacagacagggccAGAGTTCCCACTAtgatcagacagacagacagggccAGAATTCCCACTCTGgtgagacagacagacaaggCCAGAGTTCCCACTCTGgtgagacagacagacaaggCCAGAGTTCCCACTCTGCTGAGACAGACAGACAAGGCCAGAATTCCCACTCTGgtgagacagacagacaaggTCAGAGTTCCCACTatggtcagacagacagacagagccagAGTTCCCACTAtgatcagacagacagacaaggtcAGAGTTCCCACTAtgatcagacagacagacaaggtcAGAGTTCCCACTATGATCAGACAGACAAACGAGGCCAGAGTTCCCACTatggtcagacagacagacaaggccAGAATTCCCACTCTGgtgagacagacagacaaggCCAGAGTTCCCACTCTGgtgagacagacagacaaggTCAGAGTTCCCACTatggtcagacagacagacagagccagAGTTCCCACTAtgatcagacagacagacaaggccAGAGTTCCCACTatggtcagacagacagacaaggccAGAGTTCCCACTATGATCAGACAGACAAACGAGGCCAGAGTTCCCACTatggtcagacagacagacagggtcAGAATTCCCACTatggtcagacagacagacagggccAGAGTTCCCACTatggtcagacagacagacaggctcAGAGTTCCCACTAtgatcagacagacagacaaggccAGAGTAATCATTttggtcagacagacagacatggcCAGAGTAATCATTttggtcagacagacagacaaggccTGAACTCTCAGTCAGAGACTGGGGAAACTAGGCAAAGTAGGTACTTCCAAGGGAGTGAGGAAACATGCAGAGATTCATATATTCAGCAAGCAAGAATTTCAAGGAGACCAAGACAAGAGACTCAAGGACAGGAATGGAACCGAAATCAGAGACAGAGACTCCACTCTAGAGAAGGGCAGCAGAGTAGCACCCAGGTGTGGGAATCTGATGAAGATGACCAATCTCAGCAACATAAACTTGTGGCACAGATCCAGCATGAAAGGTCTGTATGTCACAAAGGGAGTGACTGGCAGCTGAGCAGTAGTGTGCAGGGTAACAGACAGGCCCAAACGGGGCAGAACTGTGATGAGGGCTGCAGCCACCACGCAGAGGAAGAACAGGGCCACCACCAAAACAGGGGCACTCACAGCCACGAGGGTCAGGAAGCTTCATGTGAGACATGGGGCAAGGAAACCCATGAGGAGGAGCAGAGACGTCAGCCAAGGGGCAGACAAGCCAATGCGGAAGATCAAAGCTCTCAGCAACAACGGGATAAGCCAACCCATGAGGAGAAAGAAAGGTATCCAGGGCACCAGGACCAACGATCCCACAGGGCCCAGCAAGGCTGTGTTAACAGAGAAAAATCCCACCTAAATGAACATGGCCAGAGCCGGGGCTCCCAGGGGAGACACAGCGCGCCGGCCTTCAACCCAGCCCAGATTGACAGGAGGCCCCAAAGAAGAGAACAAGGTGAAAGTCACCCTGGCAGTGCAGCCATTGCTCTCACCCCCCTCTATGACTATGTACAAGAGCAGAGAACCAACCATTGGCACTAG